In one window of Myxococcales bacterium DNA:
- a CDS encoding PQQ-like beta-propeller repeat protein, giving the protein MQRLPIAILVVVGALLVFTRARRPSVVGLGAPVAVPLASPALSAEAALGTLEPLGAGVVNAHASTTFHGDRARTHRAPGVVARAPRERWSIALGAPVVAQPVLSNDEKTVHVLALDGTLLAVDRRGAIQRKVALGAKAYGTPLVGDDGTVYVGCDAKRMVAVAKSGSIAWKLDVEGEADVAPAFVDGGRLAFAAGPVLYVVSTSGVVSARYRAKKKIFTAPAIAADQTIYFGSQDRHAYAVSPDGRLKWSVDLGADVDGGPAVADDGDVYFGTDGGAVFRLRPGDGSVVARTDVGGHVRGAISVARDGGLLVGVYGPRAGLLRLVRGAVVGAFRVPGPSSREFGVHGGALEDSEGTLVFGAQDDAVYAIERGGRVRFRVDRGADVDAPVTLASDGGLIVAADDGRVAELGD; this is encoded by the coding sequence TTGCAGAGGCTGCCGATCGCGATCTTGGTCGTCGTCGGCGCGCTTCTCGTGTTCACACGCGCCCGTCGCCCCTCCGTTGTCGGCCTTGGCGCGCCGGTGGCGGTTCCCTTGGCATCGCCCGCGCTGTCGGCCGAGGCGGCCTTGGGCACGCTTGAGCCGCTCGGCGCAGGTGTCGTCAACGCCCACGCGTCGACGACGTTCCACGGTGACCGCGCTCGCACGCACCGCGCTCCCGGCGTCGTCGCAAGAGCGCCGAGGGAGCGCTGGTCCATTGCCCTCGGTGCGCCCGTCGTCGCGCAACCGGTGCTCTCGAACGATGAGAAGACCGTCCACGTGCTCGCGCTCGATGGCACGCTCTTGGCCGTCGATCGCCGTGGCGCCATTCAGCGCAAGGTGGCGCTCGGGGCGAAGGCCTACGGGACGCCGCTCGTGGGCGACGACGGCACGGTCTACGTTGGTTGTGATGCCAAACGCATGGTCGCCGTCGCAAAGAGCGGCAGCATCGCGTGGAAGCTCGACGTGGAAGGGGAGGCCGACGTGGCGCCGGCGTTTGTGGACGGCGGCCGACTCGCCTTCGCTGCCGGCCCGGTTCTCTACGTCGTCTCGACGAGCGGCGTCGTGAGCGCTCGATACCGTGCGAAAAAGAAGATCTTCACCGCGCCGGCCATCGCCGCCGATCAGACGATCTACTTCGGCAGTCAGGATCGCCACGCCTACGCCGTCTCGCCTGACGGCCGCCTCAAATGGTCGGTCGACCTCGGCGCTGACGTCGACGGGGGCCCAGCCGTCGCCGACGATGGCGACGTCTATTTCGGAACCGATGGAGGCGCCGTGTTTCGGCTGCGCCCCGGCGACGGCTCCGTCGTCGCGCGTACGGACGTGGGCGGGCATGTGCGCGGCGCCATCTCCGTTGCCCGCGATGGCGGCCTCCTCGTCGGGGTTTACGGTCCGCGCGCGGGTTTGCTCCGCCTCGTACGCGGCGCGGTCGTCGGCGCCTTCCGCGTCCCGGGACCGTCTTCGCGCGAGTTTGGCGTCCACGGCGGTGCCCTCGAGGACAGCGAGGGAACCCTGGTTTTTGGCGCCCAGGACGACGCGGTCTACGCCATCGAGCGAGGTGGTCGAGTGCGATTTCGCGTCGACCGCGGAGCCGACGTCGACGCACCCGTCACCCTCGCGAGCGATGGTGGTCTCATCGTTGCCGCTGACGATGGTAGAGTGGCAGAGCTAGGCGACTGA
- a CDS encoding DNA translocase FtsK has product MRSLATKLGLPSHGRLCRITYAMALPLFAPRRTTDGDAQESVPEVERSAAVPARNLPSNVRLAPSEMRSRLRAVVGPNAAPSHARGREAIALLLWTAALFVSLALASFQGDPAQSTSYGPNWVGPVGEVIAKALVGAIGLVAWALPLEAALLGIPLVRSKPSTLTPARFAGDLLIVLTASALLQVGWPGLRAFGSAAAAGVVGELFGELARSLFSTVGSFIVGFATFGLILIGRAAFSFIALMRFVADFGARGARGTAAGARSVAEAWRTAREIERERAEQERKDAEPRIALQKDVAATIAVLPEDDALAAALEGDEEVPDVSQRRLRKADAREAGSASGGATTVALGDAAERAKARRRAKAQGASVEDGEPEGVSSESSAEAEPSRDEDASKRRRKAKQLSLPAPVGEGDDAGAAVADVDDVSLSQAETPDASCAVPEEAADNDDVADATADAGVGAPGTRPKKKLKEPTIVDTSSVLQKEAVRERERARPQAPTSFELPKMDFLVAAKVDSAAVVDKDALFKNAELLVKTLSDYGVSGKVEDILPGPTVTTFEVSPAAGTKVSKVASLADDLALALARKVRIVAPIPGKNRIGFELPNERRIPVSLRDLIEDRRFQTLDAPLPVVLGRDIVGAPVYADLASMPHVIVAGATGAGKSVGLNVMLTSLLFRRTPEELRLLMIDPKVVELAPFDRIPHMLLPVVTDMKQASNALKWAVDEMERRYQLFADAGTKNIGTFNNWVDRVIRGEIKNPLPRTVTAKDHNGLPEELPPQAGEEGTAPLPERLPFIVIVVDEFADLMMQQGKEVEAAVARLAQKARAAGMHVILATQRPSVDVITGMIKANFPTRIAYRVAQKVDSRTILDEQGAEHLLGRGDMLIKLNGTNETKRVQCPMISEEEVQLVTDFLRKQGEPVYDENILKPRDEDGAADAEDDAEQDPLYDDAVRLVADTRRCSTSWLQRKLGLGYNRAARIVEMMERRGLVGPANGAKDREVLIDPI; this is encoded by the coding sequence GTGAGGAGCCTCGCAACCAAACTTGGCCTCCCCTCGCACGGGCGCCTATGTAGGATAACGTACGCAATGGCGCTCCCCCTCTTTGCTCCTCGTCGCACGACCGATGGTGACGCCCAGGAAAGCGTTCCCGAGGTCGAGCGGTCCGCCGCGGTTCCCGCGCGCAACCTGCCGTCGAACGTTCGACTGGCGCCGTCGGAGATGCGCTCGCGTTTGCGTGCGGTCGTCGGGCCCAACGCCGCGCCGTCGCACGCCCGTGGCCGCGAGGCCATCGCACTCCTCCTGTGGACCGCGGCCTTGTTCGTGTCGCTGGCGCTCGCCTCGTTTCAAGGGGACCCGGCGCAGAGCACGAGCTACGGACCGAATTGGGTCGGGCCCGTTGGCGAAGTCATCGCGAAGGCGCTCGTGGGCGCCATCGGCCTCGTCGCCTGGGCGCTCCCGCTCGAGGCGGCGCTGCTGGGCATTCCCCTCGTGCGCTCAAAACCCAGCACGCTCACGCCGGCGCGCTTCGCTGGCGACTTGCTGATCGTGCTGACGGCGTCGGCGCTCTTGCAGGTGGGCTGGCCGGGCTTGCGCGCCTTCGGCAGCGCCGCCGCTGCAGGTGTGGTCGGAGAGCTCTTCGGTGAGCTCGCTCGCTCCCTGTTCTCTACCGTCGGAAGCTTCATCGTCGGCTTCGCGACTTTCGGCCTCATCTTGATCGGCCGCGCCGCGTTCTCGTTTATTGCGCTCATGCGCTTCGTCGCCGACTTTGGCGCGCGCGGCGCCCGCGGCACCGCGGCTGGCGCGCGCAGCGTCGCCGAGGCCTGGCGCACGGCCCGCGAGATCGAGCGCGAGCGCGCCGAGCAGGAGCGGAAAGACGCCGAGCCGCGGATCGCTCTCCAGAAAGACGTCGCCGCGACCATCGCCGTCCTGCCCGAGGACGACGCTCTCGCCGCGGCGCTCGAGGGCGACGAAGAGGTTCCCGACGTGTCACAACGCCGCCTTCGCAAGGCCGATGCGCGCGAAGCGGGCTCCGCCTCTGGCGGGGCCACCACCGTGGCGCTCGGCGACGCGGCGGAGCGAGCGAAGGCGCGACGCCGTGCCAAGGCGCAAGGCGCTTCGGTCGAAGACGGCGAGCCGGAAGGCGTCTCATCCGAATCCTCGGCGGAGGCCGAGCCCTCCAGGGACGAGGACGCGAGCAAGCGGCGCCGCAAGGCGAAACAACTCTCGTTGCCGGCGCCCGTCGGTGAAGGCGACGACGCTGGGGCGGCGGTCGCTGACGTGGACGACGTTTCGCTCTCCCAGGCCGAAACGCCGGACGCATCGTGTGCGGTGCCCGAGGAGGCAGCCGACAACGACGACGTTGCCGACGCCACCGCCGACGCCGGTGTCGGCGCGCCGGGCACGCGCCCGAAGAAGAAGCTCAAGGAGCCGACCATCGTCGACACCTCGAGCGTCCTGCAAAAGGAGGCCGTTCGAGAGCGCGAGCGTGCACGGCCTCAAGCGCCGACGAGCTTTGAGCTGCCGAAGATGGACTTCTTGGTCGCCGCCAAGGTTGATTCGGCAGCCGTCGTGGACAAGGACGCGCTCTTCAAGAACGCCGAGCTGCTCGTCAAGACGCTCTCCGACTACGGCGTCAGCGGCAAGGTCGAAGACATCCTCCCAGGGCCCACGGTCACCACCTTCGAGGTCTCTCCGGCCGCCGGGACGAAGGTCTCCAAGGTCGCCTCGCTCGCCGACGACCTCGCCTTGGCGCTCGCGCGCAAGGTGCGCATTGTGGCGCCCATCCCCGGCAAGAACCGCATCGGCTTCGAGTTGCCAAACGAGCGCCGCATCCCCGTGTCCCTTCGCGACCTCATCGAGGATCGTCGCTTCCAAACGCTCGACGCGCCGCTGCCCGTCGTCTTGGGCCGCGACATCGTCGGTGCTCCCGTCTACGCCGACCTCGCGAGCATGCCGCACGTCATCGTCGCCGGCGCGACCGGCGCCGGCAAGAGCGTCGGTCTCAACGTGATGCTCACCTCGCTGCTCTTCCGGCGCACGCCCGAGGAGCTTCGGCTCCTCATGATCGATCCCAAGGTCGTCGAGCTCGCTCCCTTCGACCGCATCCCGCACATGCTCTTGCCCGTCGTGACGGACATGAAGCAGGCGTCCAACGCCCTCAAATGGGCCGTCGACGAAATGGAGCGCCGCTACCAGCTCTTCGCCGACGCCGGCACCAAGAACATCGGCACCTTCAACAACTGGGTCGACCGGGTCATCCGCGGGGAGATCAAGAACCCCTTGCCGAGGACTGTGACGGCGAAGGACCATAACGGTCTACCGGAGGAGCTCCCGCCGCAAGCCGGCGAAGAGGGGACCGCGCCGCTCCCCGAGCGCCTGCCCTTCATCGTCATCGTCGTCGACGAGTTTGCCGACCTCATGATGCAGCAGGGGAAAGAGGTCGAGGCCGCCGTCGCCCGCCTCGCCCAAAAGGCGCGCGCCGCTGGCATGCACGTCATCCTCGCGACGCAGCGACCGAGCGTCGACGTCATCACGGGCATGATCAAGGCGAACTTCCCGACACGCATCGCATACCGCGTCGCCCAGAAGGTCGACTCGCGGACGATCCTCGATGAACAAGGCGCCGAGCACCTGCTCGGTCGCGGCGACATGCTCATCAAGCTAAACGGGACCAACGAGACCAAGCGCGTCCAGTGCCCGATGATCAGCGAGGAAGAGGTCCAGCTCGTGACCGACTTCCTCCGCAAGCAGGGCGAGCCGGTCTACGACGAGAACATCCTCAAGCCGCGCGACGAGGACGGTGCCGCGGATGCCGAGGACGATGCCGAACAAGATCCGCTCTACGACGACGCGGTTCGCCTCGTCGCCGACACGCGCCGGTGCTCCACGTCGTGGCTGCAGCGCAAACTAGGCCTCGGCTACAACCGTGCCGCCCGGATTGTCGAAATGATGGAGCGGCGGGGGCTCGTGGGGCCTGCGAACGGCGCCAAAGATCGAGAAGTATTGATTGATCCCATCTGA